The Eggerthella guodeyinii sequence GTTTTGCGAGATTTTCGTCATAGGAGGCTCCGAATTTCGCCTGCAGCGCTTGGCTCGGTTCGGTGCTCCTGCATTTCCGCTGGTCAAAGCGCTGCGTCGAATGTGAGGGTTCCATCGATGCTCGAACTATGACGAAAATCTCGCAAAACCTGCCACGAAATCGATTGTCCCTGCCGTCCGCTCGTGCCGCATCCTGCGGATTCGGCGCTACCCCGCCTTCACCGCGCCTTTGTCGCAGCGGTTGCCCCAGGAGTCGATGATCGTTCCGTCGCGGTACACGCAGATGATCTCGCAGTGGTTCGCACACTTCTGGCACTCCACCTCGCGGGTGGCGAACTCGAACGTGCGCAGCGCGTCGAAGTCGAACTCCTCAGCCCCTGCGCCGGAGCCGCCGCCCGCGCCCGCGCCCGTGCTCCGCGGCGCGGCCTCGGCCGCCAGCAGCGCCACGCCGAACGCGCCCATGAGGTGGCCGTCCTCGTCAACTGTGACGTCCATCCCCAGCTCGTCGCGGAACGCCTGCACCACGCCGGCGTTCTTGCTCACGCCGCCCTGGAACACCACGGGCGCGGCGATCTGCTTGCCCTTGCCCACGTTGTTGAGGTAGTTCGTGGCCACGGCGCGGCACAGCCCCGCGATGATGTCCTCGCGCGCGTAGCCCACCTGGATCTTGTGCACGAGGTCGCTCTCCGCGAACACGGTGCAGCGCGCGGCGATGTTCGCCGGCTTCTTCGAGGTCAGCGCGATGTCGCCGAACTCCTCCACCTCCACGCCCAGGCGGTGCGCCTGGCTCGACAAGAACGCGCCCGTGCCCGCGGCGCACAGCGTGTTCATGGCGTAGTCCACGGCGATGCCGTTCTCCACGCAGATGATCTTCGAGTCCTGCCCGCCGATCTCCAAAATGGTGCGCACGTCGGGATGGAGGAACGTCGTGCCCACGGCATGCGCCGTGATCTCGTTCTTCACCACGGTGGCGCCGCACATGGCGCCCACCAGCCGTCGTGCGCTGCCCGTGGTTCCCGTGGCCCGCACGCGCACTTTGTCGCGATCCACCTGCGACCCCAGGTCGGCCACCACGCGGCGCGCGGCGTCGGCGGGGTTGCCCTCGGTCCACAGGTACGTGCGCGCGATGATGCGCCGATCGGCGTCGATGATCACGCCCTTCGTGGAAATCGACCCGATGTCGATGCCCAGGTAGCATTCCGTTCGCCCTGACGGGGCGAACGGAGCTCCCGACGCTGCGGCGCGTTCTGGCACCGAACCTTGCCGCTCCAAGCCCTCCTCACTATGCGCCCGCTCGGGCGCGACAACAGTTTTCGAACAAGCCACTGGCTTGTTCGACATCGGTCTTTCGCGGCAATCTTCGGCACCGGAACGCCCCTCGCTGACGTTGCCGGTCAGGCGGGTCTTCTCCTGCTCCGTCATCCGATCTTCTCCTTCTTCATGGCGATCATGTCGTAAAACGCTTCGAGGCGCGTGTCGAGCCCCGTGTCGCTCGTCTGCGAATCGTAGCTGAGGTACAGCATGGGCACGCCGGTGTCGCGGCTGATGCGCTGCAGCACGGGCATGCAGTCCACCTCGGGCGTGCAGCCCGACGACTTGAGGTGCACGATGCCGTCGAACCCCTCCTGCGCGTAGCGCAGCGCCGCCGCGATGGTCATGCTCGACGTGGGCCCCATGTCGTAGCGCACGTATTCGGAAATGCTCGCGCGCAGGTTCTTCTCGTTGTAGCGCAGGTTGCGGTTCGTCATGTTGAGCGCGCGGTGCAGCTCCACGCCCATGTCGAGGAACTTGCGCTCCAGGTCCAGGTTGCTTGCGGGGTCGGCCGCCGTGAAGTACTCGCCCACGATGCCCACGCGCAGCGGCCGCGCAGGGCGCCGCAGCGGCAGCGCCCGCAGCGCATCGAGGCCGGCGCGCTGCGCTTCGGCGATATCGCGCTCGTTCGAGGCGCCGCGCATGTCGGCGAAGTACGTCTCCCGTGCGCGTTCGAACGACCCGTGCTCGGCCTCGAAGCCGGCGTTCGCCAGATAGAAGTCGTTCACTTCGTCCAGGTTCTCGATCATCTTGAACACGGCCAGCATGTTGCGCACGCCGTGCGGCACCGACAGGTCGGGGTTCACCTTCTTCTTGCACACCGAGACGTACTCGGTCAGCGGCTTGCCGGTGAGCATGGCGAAGTTCAGCATGTCGAACTCGTAGCCCATGTCGCGCAGGATGGACTGCTGCAGCTCACCGTAGTACCCCAGGCGGCAGGGCCCCGCGAACTGCACGAGCACGTCCGCGCCCAGCTCAAGCGCCTCGATGTAGTCGCCCAGGATGTGCTTGAACGGCGCGCACACCGTGTCGCTGGAATGGCGCGAGCCCAGCTCGATGGTGCGCTTCGTCGGCTTCGGCAGCGTGACGAAATCGGCGTCCAGCACGTTCTCGACGAAGAACTTGAACGCGATATCGTAGTAGCTGTAACGGAAGAACGCCACGCGGGTGCGGGCGTGCCGATCGCGTTTCGCGCGTTTCTTCTTCGGCAAGGCGGGCAGCAGTTTGAACGGGCCGCGCTCGGTGCCCACCACCACGCGGACGCCGCGCGCCTCCTCCTCGCTGTCGGTGTGCAGCGGGTTGACCACGTCGCGTTTCGTATCACGCGCCAACGTAGCCCCCTTTCTTCTGGTAGCGCAGGATGTCGACGAAGCTCTCCACGCGCGTCTCGAGGCCGGCGGTGCCGCTCTGCGCGTCGATGGTGAGGTTGAGCACGGGACGTCCCTGGATGCAGCGCACGATGGCGTCGTCGGTCATGGAGTCGGGGCCGCACGGGAAGGCGCTGACCAGCACGATGCCGTCCACCCGGTCGTGCAGCTGCGTGATGGCGCCCACCAGCTCGCGGCTGACGATCCACGGGAGCGTGTCGGAAAAGTCGAAGCTGGCCTTCAGCGCGCGTTCGCGGTCGGCCTCGTCGGCGAACAGCACCTCGGCGTTCATGTGCTCGAGCATGTCCACCAGCGCGCCTCCCATGAACGCGTCGTGCGCGATGTAGGGGTGCGCCGCCAACAGGATGCCCAGGGGTGCGTCCTCGGGCCGCCGGGCCGCCGCCCGCGCGGCGTCGAGGCGCGCCAACGTGCGGGTCTGCCCCAGCAGGGCGGCGCGTTCGGCCTGCTCCTGCGCGCGCGAGGCCGCCTTCCAGGCGCGCTTCGCCTCGCGCGGACCGGCGAAACGCTCGGTGGCCAACGCGATGAGCGCATCCTTCATGCCCTTGTGTTCTTCAACTTCGTTGACCAGGCACGACACCAGCTCGATGCGCTTGTCGGCGAACGTGTTGGCCACGAGGTCGGGCAGCGCTTGGAACTTCGTGCAGAACCCGCGCCGGCGCCCCACGTTGGCGATGCTCGGCACGAACACCGCGTCGCAGCGATCGGTTTCCACGAGCGACGCCACATGGCCGAGGTAGATTTTCGAAGCGAGGCAGCATTCGTCGTTCGACAGCGCGTCCCCGCGCGCCACGGTGCTGCGGTCGGTGGGGTCGCTGACCACCACGTCGCACCCCAGCTCCTCGAAGAACGCCGTCCACAGCGTGCCGTAGCGGTAGTGCAGCAGCGCGCGCGGCATGCCGATGCGGCGCGGCGAGCCGTCGGCGGCGGTGCGGAGAGGGAAGCCGGGGGATGCCATGCGTGCTCCTTTTCACGTGCGATTGATGCCCTTCGAAGCTTACACCAACCGGCTCGCTTCGCGGCAAGGTGCGTGCAAGTGACACGCATATTTCAAGCGCGCAAGAGGCGCGACGGTGCGCGGGAGTTCTCGCTTGTCAAACGGTTGTTCAAAAGATAGTTGAACGGAACGCGTCTCGGATGGAATAACGCATGGGAGGGGTAGAATTTCCGAAATGAAATGTGCTCCATAAGCCCTGAGGTAGACTTTTTTGAATATCAAACAAATCAGATATTTCGTCGCTGTATTCCAGGATGGCAGCCTGTCGGCAGCCGCCAAGGAGCAGTACGTAACCGTGCAAGCGGTTTCAAAAGCTATCGCGGACCTCGAGCGAGAATTGAAGAACGAATTGTTCGTGCGCGAAAGCCGCGGCGTGCATCCCACGCCGTTCGGCAAGGCCTTCTACGCCAAGGCCGAGCCCGTGCTGCGCGACTTCGACGAGCTGGAGGCATTTGCTCACAACCGGCGCGCGGAGGGCGTCTCCTCTTTAAGACTGGGGCTGTGCACGCCCCCGTTCTACGGACATGAGCAGGCGCGTGCCAGCATAGCCTCTTTCATCGGCAAGGGTATGAACATCGAAACATCCGTGAGCCTGGAGACGGGATCGCGCGGTGCGAGCGCCCTGCACGCGGGCCGTCTCGACGCGCTCATCATGGTGGGCCTGTTCAACCACCCCGAGTTCGACTGCATAACCATCGGCAAGGTCATGCCGGGCGTGGTGATGGCGCGTGCCCACCCGCTCGCGCAGAACAAGACGGTGACGTTGGCCGACATCCGTCCCTACCCGGTTGCGGTCTCGGAGCATTTCGACACCTTCAACGAGTCCATCGTGTCGGTGTACCGGTCGCGCGGCGTGGACATCCGCTTCTGCCCGACCGCCCCGGAGCGCTTCGACGCGTTCATCACGAAGGAGAACGGGCTGTCGTTCGCGGTGGGCATTCCGGCGCTCGGCCAGCTGCATCCCGGCACCGACATGAAGCTCATCGCGCCGGAAGACGCCGTCGCCATCCCCATCTGCATGGTCAGCCTCAAGAACAACAAAGCGCCTGCGTACCTGGCCCTCGAGCGCTGGCTGATCAACGAGCGCATGCTCATGGGAACCGATCCCGTGAAGCGCTTCGTGACGGCAACCGCTGCGGCGCGCTTGAAGAAGTAGCGCCGGCGCGCGCTGGGCTGAACCCTCGGGCCGTTCCCGAGCCTTCCGAGCTTTTGACGTTTCCCGAGCCTGCAGGCTCCTCGAAGCCCTGCCGAATCCCCAAACCCCCAAACTCCCTCGAATCCTCCCGAACTCCCAAGCCTCCCGTCTCGCTCGAAAAGCCCCTGAATCGCGAAGAGGCCCCCGAACGTGCAGTTCGGGGGCCTCTTTCCGGTGCGCGGCTGCGTCCGGGCGACGCAGCCGCGCGGCTGTGCAAGCGGTTACGCCGCTTTCTTGTTCTTGAACGCGATCCAGATGCCGGCTGCGCAGGCGGCGCCCACGAGCGGGCCCACGATGAACACCCACACCTGGGACAACGCGGTCATATCGCCGTTGAAGGCCATCATGAGGGCGGGGCCGAAGCTGCGCGCGGGGTTCACGGACGTGCCCGTCAGCGGGATGCCCATGATGTGCACGAAGGTCAGCGTGAGGCCGATGATGATGCCGGCGAACGGAGCCGTCTTCTCGTCGGCCGTGGAGCCCAGCACCGACAGCACGAAGATGCAGGTGAGGATGATCTCGACGATCACCGCGCCCACGACGGAGATGCCCACGGCCGACGCGGCCTCGTAGCCGTCGCAGCCGAGGCCCGTAACCAGCACGCCGCCGAGGTCGCACATGCTGATGATGAGCGCCAGCACGGCCGCAGCGATGATGCCGCCGATGAACTGGGCCACCCAGTAGCCGATGAGGTCCTTGGCCGACAGGCGCTTGTCGAGGAACAGGCCGAACGAGACGGCCGGGTTGATGTGGCAGCCGGATACGTTGCCGATAACGAATGCCATCGCAACGATGGACAGGCCGAACGCCATTGCGATGCCCAGTGTGCCCAGCGTGGCGCCGGCAACCGCAGCGCTGCCGCAGCCGAACAGCGTCAGCACGAAGGTGCCGAAGCATTCTGCCGCATACTTCTTCATAGGTGAAACTTCCATGTATCCTCCTGGTGGTCTATCTCCAACGGAGCGCGGCGCCCTTCCCACGGCGTCGCGCTCCGCTTCTCGTCTGTGCAGCGCGCAATGCGCGGGGCGTGGCTACTTCGCCGCGCCGATACGGCAGATGGTGCTGCCGCACACGGGGCACGTGCCCTTCGTGATGGGCTTGCCGTTCTTCGTGGTGCCCTCCACGGGATCCTTCATTTCCTTCTTCTCTTTGCACTTCATGCAATACGCTTCAATGGCCATAACGGTGTTCCTTTCTCGTGGCGACGAATCGCGCGCTGCGCGCCCACCGGCGCGACAGGGCGTGCGAAAGCACACGGTTGTCGCGTGGGGAATTCGTCGTAGTAGTGCGAAGCGATAAACATAGTCTGCTGAGAGAAAGCCCATGTCAATACCCTTAAATATTAAGTTGAGGCCTCGACGCAGATAAGAAAAAAGAGTATATCGCACCCCCTTCCGCCGCGCGTTCTCGCGGCGTGGAAGGGGGTGCGTGTGGAGGCGCGGCGCGGGGCGGGGGCCCTGGGGCGGGCTGGTGCACTGGCACGGGGCGGGCCCTCGGGCGGGCTGGTGCCCTGGCGCGGCGCGGGGCCCTGGGGCGGGCTGGTGCCCGCCCTCGTCGTTACTGCTGCAGGTTCTCCGGCGTGAACAGGTTGTTGAACGCCTCGGTCATGGACGGATGCGAGAACACGGCGCTTTGCAGCACGGAGGCGGGGATGCGCGCGTCCATGACCAGCTTCACGGTGTTCACCAGCTCCTGGGCGTCTTCGCAGAACAGGTCCATGCCCAGCACCACGTTGGAGTCCGCGTCCACCACGGCCTTCATGAGGCCCACCGGATCGCGCAGGATGTGCGCCTGCGAGATGCCTTCGGCCGGCAGCGCGTACACGTTCACGGCGTGGCCGGCTTCGCGCGCCTCGTCCGCGGTCATGCCCACGCGCGCGAACGGCGGGTGCACGAACGTACAGTAGGGGATGGCGCCGCGGTTCTTCGTGGTGCGCGAGCCGTCGCCCAGGAGGTCGGACGCGACGATGCGGAAGTCGTCGTAGGCGATGTAGGTGAACTGCATGCCGCCCGTCACGTCGCCCATGGCCCAGACGTTGTCGGCCGTGGTGCGCAGATGCTCGTCCACCTTGATGCCGCCGCGTTCGGTGAGATCGACGCCGGCGGCTTCCAGGTTGAGGCCCGCCGTGTTCGGCGTGCGGCCGATGGCGACGAGCGCTGCGTGGGCGGGGTAGCGCTTCTCCTCGCCGTTCACCTGGGCGAACACCAGCACTTGATCGTGCTCGTCGTCGATGCTCGTCACGTCGGCGTTGTACACGATGGTGACGCCGCGGTCCTCGAGGCTTTTCCGCACGGCTTCGGCCGTTTCCGGGTCTTCGTGCGAGAGGATGGCGTCGCCGTCTTGCAGGATGGTCACCTGCGCGCCGAAGTCGGTGTAGAACGAGGCGAACTCGAGGCCCACGTAGCCGCCGCCGATGATGACGAGCTGGCGCGGAAGCGCGCGCAGGTCGATGAGCGAGCTGCTGACGAACACGCGCGGGCTGTCCACGCCGGGGATGGAGGGCAGCTTCGGCAGCGATCCGGTGTCGATGAACACGCGCTTCGCCTCGATATCGCGCGTGCCGCTTGCCGTGGAAACGCGCAGGTGGGAAGCGTCCACGAACGACGCGCGACCGTCGATGACGCTGACGTTCGACCGGTCGGCCAGCGCGTGGTAGTTGCGCATCCGCGAGGCGGTGCGCAGCTCGTCCATGTCGTCGACCGCGGCGGTATAGCGCTCCTCGCGCTGGGTGATGGGGCCGCCGATGGCGGCCGAGAGGCGCGCCGATTCCACGAGGGACTTCGTGGGGATGCAGGCGTTGTTCACGCAGGCGCCGCCGTACATGGTGTCGGACTGCTCCACGACCGCGATGTTCTGACCTGCGTCGGCAAGCGCACCGCCCAGGGCGCGGCCCGCCGTTCCAAACCCGATGATCGCTGCGTCGAACTGTTCCATGGTCGTCCTTTCGTCAGAGTTGCAGCTGCGCGCCGAAGCCCGCCGCGACGCCTCATGGTACCGTGCGCGCCACCTCGACGGGCGACGGCCGGCGATCCGCGCGGAAGCGGTCATGAAAGCGTTTGCAAGTTGTTTCCCCGCTCGCGCGGAAAGCCCTATACTGGAGGTAGGACGTTTTCAGGCGGCGCACCGCGCCCGCCGCGACCGAGAGGAGGCCCACCATGGCCGTTGACAAGTTGCTCGTGGCGTTCGACGAATCCGAGGGCGCCGACCGCGCGCTCCACATGGCCGCCAGCCTGGCCGCAGTGAATCCCGAAGCGCACGTGGACATCGTGTACGTGGTGCCCATCCCGCTGCTCGACGAGACGCAGATGGCGAACTTCAAGGACATTCTCGACATGATGATCTCCGACGGCGAGGACCTGCTTGCCGAGGCGGAGCAGAAGATGGGCGAGGAGGTTGCCGCGCGCACCGATTCGCTGCTGCTGACCGGCACGAACCCCGCCACCGAGATCGTCAAGCTGATCGACCAGCGCGACTACGACCTGCTCGTTGTGGGCAACCGCGGCCTGAGCGGGCTCAAGGAATACATGGGCAGCGTCAGCCACAAGCTGCTGCACGCATCCCCTATCCCCGTGCTCATCGCGAAGTAGTCTGCTGCCGCGCTGCGGCATGCGCCGAATCGACGAAGGCCCCGGATTTCCGGGGCCTTCGCATGGTTCACGTGAAGCGCGTGTTCGCGGCGTTTAGCGAACGGCGGCGAACAGGTCGTTGAAGGCTTCGCTCATGGTGGGGTGCGTGTAGATGGCGTCGCGCAGCGTTTGATACGGCAGCCCGGCGTCGATGGCCAGCTTCGCCGTGTTGATCATCTCGTACGACTCCTCGCAGAACAGGTGCACGCCCAGCAGGCGGTCGGTGTCGGCGTCCACGACGGCCTTCAGCAGGCCGACGGGCTTGCCCAGCAGCTGCGCCTTCGGGATGGCCGCCGCCGGAAGCTCGGCCACGTTCACGGCGAAGCCCGCGTCGCGCGCCTCCTGCTCGGTCATGCCCACGCGCGAGAACGGCGGGTCGAGGAACACGCTGTAGGGCACGGCGCCGCGGTTCTCGGTGGTGCGTGCGCCGTCGCCCAGCAGGTCGTCCTTCACGATGCGGAAGTCGTCGAGCGAGATATAGGTGAACTGCAGGCCGCCCACGACGTCGCCCATCGCGTGGATGTTCGGCGCGGTGGTGCGCAGGTGCTTGTCGGCGCGCACGGCGCCGCGTTCGGTGAGCTCCACGCCGGCGGCGTCGAGCGCGAGACCCTCCACGTTGGGGCGGCGGCCCGTGGCCACGAGCACGGCGTCGGCCGGGATGCGCTCCTCGGTGCCGGCGACCTCGACGACGACGGCGTCCTGTGCGGCTTCGCGGTCGATGCGCACGACGCGCGCGCTCCGCACGACGCGAATGCCGCGGTTCTCAAGGCTGGCCAGCACCGATGCGGCGATGGCGGCGTCTTCGCGCGGGATGAACTCCTCGGTGTCCTGCACGACGGTCACTTGCGAGCCGAAGTTCGCGTACAGGGAGGCGAACTCGAGGCCGATGTAGCCGCCGCCGATGATCACGAAGCGCTCCGGTAGGTCGCGCAGGTCGAGCAGCGTCTCGCTGACGAACACGCGCGGGCTGTCGATGCCGGGGATGGGTGGCACGAAGGGACGCGCGCCGGTGTTGATGAAGATGCGGTCGGCTTCGATCTGCTCGGGTGCGGCTGCGGTGGCGCCGTCTGCGGCGTCGGTTGTGGCGTCGGCCGCTGCTGCGGGCTCGATGGCGAGGTGCGTCGCGTCCACGAACGAGGCGCGGCCGTCGATGACGTCGACGTTCGGCAGGTCGGCGATCTTGTGGTAGTTCTTGCCGCGCAGCATGCCGGTCACGCGATCCTTCTCGTCGATGGCGGCGGCATAGCGCGCGGCGCGTTCGGCGAACGTGCCGCCCTGCGCCTGCGACAGCGCGGCGGCGTGCACGAGGGTCTTCGTGGGGATGCAGGCCACGTTGATGCAGGTGCCGCCGTACATGCGCGGCGACTGCTCGATCACGGCGACGTCCTTGCCCGCGGCCGCCAGCGCGCCGGCCAGGGTCTTCCCGCCTTTTCCGAAGCCGATGATGGCTGCATCGTAGTGTTTCATGAGGGTTCCTTTCCGAGGGAAGTGCGGTCCCCGTGCGTCTTCCGAGGTTCGTGCGCGTTCCGATAGCTTGCAAGCGGGAAGTATTTGCCCATACCTGTCCACGTGTCAGTATTCTGTCGGAGCGCGCACGGGCCTCGTAAGACCCGCGCGTGATGCTGTTTTGGTTACTTCGACTACTTCGGCTGGTCGCCGGTGACCTTGTCGCCGGTCCAGTCGACGATGCCGCCCATGTCGTTGACGTGCTGGTAGCCCAGCTCGACCAGCTTATCGGAGGCCTGCTTGCTGCGCACGCCCGTGCGGCAGTACACGATGAGGTCGGCGTCCGTATCGGCGAGCTCGGCCGGCTTGTCGGCGCCGATGTTCTCCACAGGGATGTTGATGGCGCCGGGGACGTGGCCCTCGGCGTACTCCTGCGCGGTGCGCACGTCCACGATGGTGGGGGAGCCGGCATCCATCATAACCTGGGCCTCATCGGCGGTGATCTTGGTGTACGCGCTGGTGGACGGGGCGGTGCTGGAGCCGCTCGCGTTCATCGACGCGTCCTCGGACTCTGCGGGTGCGCTCGAGCAGGCCGCCAGGGCGAGGGCCCCCGTCAGCGCCAGTGCCACGACGGCTACCAAGCGACCGCGCATCTTCGTGCGAGCTTTCATGATGTTCCCCGTCTCTCGAAATGTAATTCTGTCTTGTACAGTTGGTAACTGTAACACTATTGCATACAGATAGCGAAGTCAAGCACGCAAGTCAAAATTCACAAACTCGGTGCGACGCGCGCGCGGCGGGTGCGTGGGGCGCGCGTGCGGCGGGTGCGTGCGTGTGATGTGGGGCGTGCGTGATGACGCGCGTGCGGCGGCCGTGGGGCGCGGCAGGCGCACGCGGCGCGAGCGGCGCACGCGGCCGTGGGGTGCGCAACGCCCGCGGGTGCGCGACGCCCGCCCCGTTTGTCGAACGAATGTTTCACGTGAAACATTCCTCACCCAATGGGGTCGGCCGTGGAAGCGTGGGCGCAAAAGGGGAGCCATGCCAATGTTCGGCAATTTTTGGGAGCCCGCGCGGCATATGACCAGGTCGGAAAATGCCCAAGCTGTTGCGACCCGGGACAATATTATTCGAACGAATGTTTCACGTGAAACATTCGGCCAATGCAAGGCGCCCTCCGGAAACCGGAGGGCGCGAGGGGAGGGAAGGCGATGCGGATGGCGCGCGCGGGCGCAAGCGCTTGGCGCGCGCTAGGCGCCGTAGTATTCCATGGCCGACTGGGCGGCGATGCGGCCGGTGACGGTGCCCATGCACATGGACGAGCC is a genomic window containing:
- a CDS encoding acyl-CoA dehydratase activase; this translates as MERQGSVPERAAASGAPFAPSGRTECYLGIDIGSISTKGVIIDADRRIIARTYLWTEGNPADAARRVVADLGSQVDRDKVRVRATGTTGSARRLVGAMCGATVVKNEITAHAVGTTFLHPDVRTILEIGGQDSKIICVENGIAVDYAMNTLCAAGTGAFLSSQAHRLGVEVEEFGDIALTSKKPANIAARCTVFAESDLVHKIQVGYAREDIIAGLCRAVATNYLNNVGKGKQIAAPVVFQGGVSKNAGVVQAFRDELGMDVTVDEDGHLMGAFGVALLAAEAAPRSTGAGAGGGSGAGAEEFDFDALRTFEFATREVECQKCANHCEIICVYRDGTIIDSWGNRCDKGAVKAG
- a CDS encoding 2-hydroxyacyl-CoA dehydratase; this encodes MARDTKRDVVNPLHTDSEEEARGVRVVVGTERGPFKLLPALPKKKRAKRDRHARTRVAFFRYSYYDIAFKFFVENVLDADFVTLPKPTKRTIELGSRHSSDTVCAPFKHILGDYIEALELGADVLVQFAGPCRLGYYGELQQSILRDMGYEFDMLNFAMLTGKPLTEYVSVCKKKVNPDLSVPHGVRNMLAVFKMIENLDEVNDFYLANAGFEAEHGSFERARETYFADMRGASNERDIAEAQRAGLDALRALPLRRPARPLRVGIVGEYFTAADPASNLDLERKFLDMGVELHRALNMTNRNLRYNEKNLRASISEYVRYDMGPTSSMTIAAALRYAQEGFDGIVHLKSSGCTPEVDCMPVLQRISRDTGVPMLYLSYDSQTSDTGLDTRLEAFYDMIAMKKEKIG
- a CDS encoding acyl-CoA dehydratase activase-related protein → MASPGFPLRTAADGSPRRIGMPRALLHYRYGTLWTAFFEELGCDVVVSDPTDRSTVARGDALSNDECCLASKIYLGHVASLVETDRCDAVFVPSIANVGRRRGFCTKFQALPDLVANTFADKRIELVSCLVNEVEEHKGMKDALIALATERFAGPREAKRAWKAASRAQEQAERAALLGQTRTLARLDAARAAARRPEDAPLGILLAAHPYIAHDAFMGGALVDMLEHMNAEVLFADEADRERALKASFDFSDTLPWIVSRELVGAITQLHDRVDGIVLVSAFPCGPDSMTDDAIVRCIQGRPVLNLTIDAQSGTAGLETRVESFVDILRYQKKGGYVGA
- a CDS encoding LysR family transcriptional regulator yields the protein MNIKQIRYFVAVFQDGSLSAAAKEQYVTVQAVSKAIADLERELKNELFVRESRGVHPTPFGKAFYAKAEPVLRDFDELEAFAHNRRAEGVSSLRLGLCTPPFYGHEQARASIASFIGKGMNIETSVSLETGSRGASALHAGRLDALIMVGLFNHPEFDCITIGKVMPGVVMARAHPLAQNKTVTLADIRPYPVAVSEHFDTFNESIVSVYRSRGVDIRFCPTAPERFDAFITKENGLSFAVGIPALGQLHPGTDMKLIAPEDAVAIPICMVSLKNNKAPAYLALERWLINERMLMGTDPVKRFVTATAAARLKK
- a CDS encoding aquaporin; this translates as MEVSPMKKYAAECFGTFVLTLFGCGSAAVAGATLGTLGIAMAFGLSIVAMAFVIGNVSGCHINPAVSFGLFLDKRLSAKDLIGYWVAQFIGGIIAAAVLALIISMCDLGGVLVTGLGCDGYEAASAVGISVVGAVIVEIILTCIFVLSVLGSTADEKTAPFAGIIIGLTLTFVHIMGIPLTGTSVNPARSFGPALMMAFNGDMTALSQVWVFIVGPLVGAACAAGIWIAFKNKKAA
- a CDS encoding DUF5679 domain-containing protein, with the protein product MAIEAYCMKCKEKKEMKDPVEGTTKNGKPITKGTCPVCGSTICRIGAAK
- a CDS encoding FAD-dependent oxidoreductase; amino-acid sequence: MEQFDAAIIGFGTAGRALGGALADAGQNIAVVEQSDTMYGGACVNNACIPTKSLVESARLSAAIGGPITQREERYTAAVDDMDELRTASRMRNYHALADRSNVSVIDGRASFVDASHLRVSTASGTRDIEAKRVFIDTGSLPKLPSIPGVDSPRVFVSSSLIDLRALPRQLVIIGGGYVGLEFASFYTDFGAQVTILQDGDAILSHEDPETAEAVRKSLEDRGVTIVYNADVTSIDDEHDQVLVFAQVNGEEKRYPAHAALVAIGRTPNTAGLNLEAAGVDLTERGGIKVDEHLRTTADNVWAMGDVTGGMQFTYIAYDDFRIVASDLLGDGSRTTKNRGAIPYCTFVHPPFARVGMTADEAREAGHAVNVYALPAEGISQAHILRDPVGLMKAVVDADSNVVLGMDLFCEDAQELVNTVKLVMDARIPASVLQSAVFSHPSMTEAFNNLFTPENLQQ
- a CDS encoding universal stress protein, with the translated sequence MAVDKLLVAFDESEGADRALHMAASLAAVNPEAHVDIVYVVPIPLLDETQMANFKDILDMMISDGEDLLAEAEQKMGEEVAARTDSLLLTGTNPATEIVKLIDQRDYDLLVVGNRGLSGLKEYMGSVSHKLLHASPIPVLIAK
- a CDS encoding FAD-dependent oxidoreductase yields the protein MKHYDAAIIGFGKGGKTLAGALAAAGKDVAVIEQSPRMYGGTCINVACIPTKTLVHAAALSQAQGGTFAERAARYAAAIDEKDRVTGMLRGKNYHKIADLPNVDVIDGRASFVDATHLAIEPAAAADATTDAADGATAAAPEQIEADRIFINTGARPFVPPIPGIDSPRVFVSETLLDLRDLPERFVIIGGGYIGLEFASLYANFGSQVTVVQDTEEFIPREDAAIAASVLASLENRGIRVVRSARVVRIDREAAQDAVVVEVAGTEERIPADAVLVATGRRPNVEGLALDAAGVELTERGAVRADKHLRTTAPNIHAMGDVVGGLQFTYISLDDFRIVKDDLLGDGARTTENRGAVPYSVFLDPPFSRVGMTEQEARDAGFAVNVAELPAAAIPKAQLLGKPVGLLKAVVDADTDRLLGVHLFCEESYEMINTAKLAIDAGLPYQTLRDAIYTHPTMSEAFNDLFAAVR
- a CDS encoding rhodanese-like domain-containing protein, translated to MKARTKMRGRLVAVVALALTGALALAACSSAPAESEDASMNASGSSTAPSTSAYTKITADEAQVMMDAGSPTIVDVRTAQEYAEGHVPGAINIPVENIGADKPAELADTDADLIVYCRTGVRSKQASDKLVELGYQHVNDMGGIVDWTGDKVTGDQPK